A single genomic interval of Halorubrum aethiopicum harbors:
- a CDS encoding xanthine dehydrogenase family protein molybdopterin-binding subunit: MTVDSVDPDDVSAADILGSAIERREDPALVTGDAEYTDDVRLPDTAHAAMVRSRYGHARIEGIDTSEAEAMDGVVTVVTHEDLASEDTPGEAPFLLPVGWLLDSLNQVDHPILASDRVRYQGDAVAVVVAEERYQAHDAAGAVDVDYERLDAVTDPDEALADDAPRLHDDAAGNVAFDWEIGDEAKTAEAFESASHTASIELENQLLIPNAMEPRAAVADYHPGSDELEVFMTSQNPHLHRLLMSGVIDHPEHKLRVKAPDVGGGFGSKIHHYADEALVAWLAKHLERPVKWTATRSETYLTDAPGRGHDTDAEIAMDDDGTIVGLRVDTRANLGSYLSTFAPAVPTYLYGTLLSGQYDVPAIHAHVTGAFTNVPPVDAYRGAGRPEASFLVERLVHLGAREMGMDPVEFRRRNFVPDDAFPYETEVAVVYDSGEYGKPMDEALDLLDYDAFRERQRAAREEGRYLGIGFSCYIEACGLAPSELAGQLGAQAGLWESSLVRFHPSGTVTAFCGTSGHGQGHATTYAQIVANELGIPYDDVEIVEGDTDEIPHGMGTYGSRSAAVGGSSLVKSARKVVEKATRVAAHRLEADPDDVEFADGEFHVAGAPDRSIGIAEVAQQAYLAHDIPDGMEPGLEATSFYDPDNFVFPFGTHAAVVEVDPESGELEIERYVAVDDVGNQINPKIVEGQIHGGVAQGVGQAIYEAAEYDDNGTLVTGSMQDYTVPKAEHVPEMETASTVTPSPHNPLGVKGVGEAGTIAAPQAIVNAVSDALAPFGVDGVAMPVTPERVWRAVEGSAATDGGTAGDDGGTAATDGDHVPTDGTGDGRGGDR; encoded by the coding sequence ATGACCGTCGACTCGGTGGATCCCGACGACGTGAGCGCGGCCGACATCCTCGGGTCGGCCATCGAGCGCCGCGAGGACCCCGCACTCGTCACCGGCGACGCGGAGTACACCGACGACGTCCGGCTCCCCGACACCGCACACGCCGCCATGGTACGGAGCCGGTACGGCCACGCGCGGATCGAGGGGATCGACACGAGCGAGGCCGAGGCGATGGACGGCGTCGTGACGGTCGTCACCCACGAGGACCTCGCGAGCGAGGACACGCCCGGCGAGGCGCCGTTCCTGCTCCCGGTGGGGTGGCTGCTCGACAGCCTGAACCAGGTCGACCACCCGATCCTCGCGAGCGACCGGGTCCGCTACCAGGGCGACGCCGTCGCGGTCGTCGTCGCGGAGGAGCGGTACCAGGCGCACGACGCCGCCGGCGCGGTCGACGTCGACTACGAGCGGCTCGACGCGGTGACCGACCCCGACGAGGCGCTCGCCGACGACGCGCCGCGGCTCCACGACGACGCCGCGGGAAACGTCGCGTTCGACTGGGAGATCGGCGACGAGGCGAAGACCGCGGAGGCGTTCGAGTCGGCCAGCCACACCGCGAGCATCGAGCTCGAGAACCAGCTGCTCATCCCGAACGCGATGGAGCCGCGCGCCGCGGTGGCCGACTACCACCCCGGCAGCGACGAGCTGGAGGTGTTCATGACGAGCCAGAACCCGCACCTCCACCGGCTGCTCATGTCCGGCGTCATCGACCACCCAGAACACAAGCTCCGCGTCAAGGCTCCGGACGTCGGCGGCGGGTTCGGGAGCAAGATCCACCACTACGCGGACGAGGCGCTCGTCGCCTGGCTGGCGAAACACCTCGAACGCCCGGTCAAGTGGACCGCGACGCGTTCGGAGACGTATCTGACGGACGCGCCCGGTCGCGGCCACGACACCGACGCCGAGATCGCGATGGACGACGACGGCACCATCGTGGGACTGCGGGTCGACACCCGCGCGAACCTCGGGTCGTACCTGTCGACGTTCGCGCCGGCGGTGCCCACCTACCTCTACGGGACGCTCCTCTCCGGCCAGTACGACGTCCCCGCGATCCACGCGCACGTGACCGGCGCGTTCACGAACGTGCCGCCGGTCGACGCCTACCGCGGGGCGGGGCGGCCGGAGGCGTCGTTCCTCGTCGAGCGGCTGGTCCACCTCGGCGCGCGCGAGATGGGGATGGACCCCGTCGAGTTCCGGCGGCGGAACTTCGTTCCCGACGACGCGTTCCCCTACGAGACGGAGGTCGCGGTGGTGTACGACAGTGGCGAGTACGGGAAGCCGATGGACGAGGCGCTCGATCTCCTCGACTACGACGCGTTCCGCGAGCGCCAGCGCGCGGCCCGCGAGGAGGGGCGGTACCTCGGGATCGGCTTCTCCTGTTACATCGAGGCGTGCGGGCTCGCCCCCTCGGAACTCGCCGGCCAGCTCGGCGCGCAGGCCGGGCTCTGGGAGTCGAGTCTCGTCCGATTCCACCCCTCGGGGACGGTCACGGCGTTCTGTGGCACCTCCGGGCACGGGCAGGGCCACGCGACGACGTACGCGCAGATCGTCGCCAACGAGCTCGGGATCCCCTACGACGACGTCGAGATCGTCGAGGGCGACACCGACGAGATCCCCCACGGGATGGGGACGTACGGCTCCCGCTCGGCCGCGGTCGGCGGGAGCTCGCTCGTCAAGAGCGCGCGGAAGGTGGTCGAGAAGGCCACGCGGGTCGCGGCCCACCGGCTGGAGGCCGACCCGGACGACGTCGAGTTCGCGGACGGCGAGTTCCACGTCGCGGGCGCGCCGGACCGCTCGATCGGGATCGCCGAGGTCGCCCAGCAGGCGTACCTGGCCCACGACATCCCCGACGGGATGGAGCCGGGCCTCGAGGCGACCTCCTTCTACGACCCCGACAACTTCGTGTTCCCGTTCGGGACCCACGCCGCAGTCGTGGAGGTGGATCCGGAGTCGGGCGAGCTCGAGATCGAGCGGTACGTCGCGGTCGACGACGTCGGGAACCAGATCAACCCGAAGATCGTCGAGGGGCAGATCCACGGCGGCGTCGCCCAGGGCGTCGGGCAGGCGATCTACGAGGCGGCCGAGTACGACGACAACGGCACCCTCGTCACGGGCTCGATGCAGGACTACACGGTCCCGAAGGCCGAACACGTCCCCGAGATGGAGACCGCGTCGACGGTGACGCCGTCGCCGCACAACCCGCTGGGCGTGAAGGGCGTCGGCGAGGCGGGGACGATCGCCGCGCCGCAGGCGATCGTCAACGCCGTCTCGGACGCGCTCGCGCCCTTCGGCGTCGACGGCGTGGCGATGCCGGTCACGCCGGAGCGCGTCTGGCGGGCGGTCGAGGGGAGCGCCGCGACGGACGGCGGAACGGCCGGAGACGACGGCGGGACGGCCGCGACCGACGGCGATCACGTCCCGACCGACGGAACCGGCGACGGCCGCGGGGGTGATCGCTGA
- a CDS encoding xanthine dehydrogenase family protein molybdopterin-binding subunit, which produces MTFETIEGGDARPSDLVGSAVQRREDPHLITGDAEYTDDIQYPEEAHLGLLGSRYGHARIEGVETAAAAAMDGVFGVYTWADLEASDAPGLLRTDDPEEGSAESDTETGAVAPDHPMLADDHVTYQGQPVAAVVAEDRYVVHDALDAVDVEYERLDAVVDPDEALSGDAPTIHETSPDNVAFEWDTGDAEAAEAALEAADNVVPLELEINRVIPTAMEPRAAVARSLPGDELHVEMSTQNPHQVRSDLAETLGMAEDRIRVRPPDVGGGFGAKLFPYTGHLLAGWCARELDRPVKWVAPRTEDFLSMIHARHHLVRAEAGVDDDGTLRGFRADTTVPVGGHLAPGGSGVPTNLGVMANGQYRVEGAYVHTRGAFTNTAPLSAYRGAGRPEATYFIERLVDVAARAVDLDPAEFRRRNFIPPEAFPYETGLGRTYDSGEYDGTLSRALETVGYDAFRERQREAREEGRYLGVGLSCYVEACGAAPGMPESGIVSVDESGTVLVKAGTAEIGTGHRTGYTQIVANALGVPFEDVEVIEGDTAEIEEGNGTAGSRGMPVGGGALEESARKVREQARSVAANRLEADERDVEFADGEFFLSGVPSRSVTIREVAALAHDEAYLPEDAEPGLDAETSFDPANYTFPFGSHVAVVEVDPEVGEIEIERYVAVDDVGTQINPKIVEGQIHGGIAQGIGQAIYEEAVYDDNGTLITGSLQDYAVPKAEHLPDVEWDSTVTPSPHNPLGAKGVGEAGAIAAPPAVVNAVVDALAPFGVESIDMPLTPETVWKAVREAER; this is translated from the coding sequence ATGACATTCGAGACCATCGAGGGCGGCGACGCGAGGCCGAGCGACCTGGTCGGCTCCGCGGTCCAGCGGCGGGAGGACCCGCACCTCATCACGGGCGACGCGGAGTACACCGACGACATCCAGTACCCGGAGGAGGCCCACCTCGGGCTCCTCGGGAGTCGGTACGGACACGCCCGGATCGAGGGGGTCGAGACGGCCGCGGCCGCGGCGATGGACGGGGTCTTCGGGGTGTACACCTGGGCGGACCTCGAGGCGTCCGACGCGCCGGGGCTCCTCCGGACGGACGATCCCGAGGAGGGGTCGGCCGAGTCGGACACGGAGACGGGCGCGGTCGCCCCGGACCACCCGATGCTGGCGGACGACCACGTCACCTACCAGGGCCAACCCGTCGCGGCGGTCGTCGCCGAGGACCGCTACGTCGTCCACGACGCGCTCGACGCCGTCGACGTCGAGTACGAGCGGCTGGACGCGGTCGTCGACCCGGACGAGGCGTTGAGCGGGGACGCGCCGACGATCCACGAGACGAGCCCGGACAACGTCGCCTTCGAGTGGGACACGGGCGACGCCGAGGCGGCGGAGGCCGCCCTCGAGGCCGCCGACAACGTGGTCCCGTTGGAACTGGAGATAAACCGAGTGATCCCGACGGCGATGGAGCCGAGAGCCGCCGTGGCGCGCTCGCTGCCCGGCGACGAGCTCCACGTCGAGATGTCGACGCAGAACCCCCACCAGGTGCGTTCGGACCTCGCGGAGACGCTCGGCATGGCGGAAGACCGGATCCGCGTCCGCCCCCCCGACGTCGGCGGCGGGTTCGGCGCGAAGCTGTTCCCCTACACCGGCCACCTGCTGGCGGGGTGGTGTGCGCGCGAGCTGGACCGGCCGGTGAAGTGGGTCGCGCCGCGGACGGAGGACTTCCTGTCGATGATCCACGCGCGCCACCACCTCGTCCGGGCGGAGGCGGGCGTCGACGACGACGGGACGCTCCGGGGGTTCCGCGCGGACACGACGGTACCCGTCGGCGGCCACCTCGCGCCCGGCGGGTCGGGCGTCCCGACGAACCTCGGCGTGATGGCGAACGGCCAGTACCGCGTCGAGGGGGCGTACGTCCACACACGGGGCGCGTTCACGAACACGGCCCCGCTGTCGGCGTACCGCGGGGCGGGCCGCCCGGAGGCGACGTACTTCATCGAGCGGCTCGTCGACGTCGCGGCCCGCGCGGTCGACCTCGACCCCGCCGAGTTCCGGCGTCGGAACTTCATCCCGCCGGAGGCGTTCCCCTACGAGACGGGGCTCGGCCGCACCTACGACTCCGGCGAGTACGACGGGACGCTGAGTCGGGCCCTCGAGACGGTCGGCTACGACGCGTTCCGCGAGCGCCAGCGAGAGGCCCGCGAGGAGGGACGCTACCTCGGGGTCGGCCTCTCCTGTTACGTCGAGGCCTGCGGTGCCGCGCCGGGGATGCCGGAGTCCGGGATAGTCAGCGTCGACGAGTCGGGGACGGTGCTCGTCAAGGCCGGCACGGCCGAGATCGGGACCGGCCACCGGACGGGCTACACGCAGATCGTCGCGAACGCGCTCGGCGTCCCGTTCGAGGACGTCGAGGTGATCGAGGGCGACACCGCCGAGATCGAGGAGGGGAACGGCACCGCGGGCAGCCGGGGGATGCCGGTCGGCGGCGGCGCGCTCGAGGAGAGCGCGCGGAAGGTTCGCGAGCAGGCGCGGTCGGTCGCCGCGAACCGGCTCGAGGCGGATGAGCGCGACGTGGAGTTCGCGGACGGCGAGTTCTTCCTCAGCGGCGTCCCGAGCCGGAGCGTGACGATCCGGGAGGTCGCGGCGCTCGCACACGACGAGGCGTACCTCCCCGAGGACGCGGAGCCCGGACTCGACGCCGAGACGTCGTTCGATCCCGCGAACTACACGTTCCCGTTCGGGAGCCACGTCGCGGTCGTGGAGGTCGACCCCGAGGTCGGCGAGATCGAGATAGAGCGGTACGTCGCCGTCGACGACGTGGGCACCCAGATCAACCCGAAGATCGTGGAGGGACAGATCCACGGCGGGATCGCCCAAGGGATCGGCCAGGCGATCTACGAGGAGGCCGTCTACGACGACAACGGCACCCTGATCACGGGCTCGCTACAGGACTACGCCGTCCCGAAGGCCGAACACCTGCCGGACGTCGAGTGGGACTCGACGGTGACGCCGAGCCCCCACAACCCGCTGGGGGCGAAGGGGGTCGGCGAGGCGGGCGCGATCGCCGCGCCCCCCGCCGTCGTCAACGCGGTCGTCGACGCGCTCGCGCCCTTCGGCGTCGAGTCGATCGACATGCCGCTCACGCCCGAGACGGTCTGGAAGGCCGTGCGGGAGGCGGAGCGGTAG
- a CDS encoding AAA family ATPase — MTEGRPTAFADLTEAELRDALDREEYVADDDVVTTVLLALRLGKPLLVEGEPGAGKTELAKVLADGFGTELVRLQCYEGLTAENALYEWNYTKQLLAVQSGTDDGSVFTEEYLLERPLLRALRGGGERPPVLLVDEVDRADEAFEALLLEVLSDHQVSIPEYGTVAAETPPVVVLTSNRTRALSDALKRRCLYLHVSPPSFEKEREILARKVPELDGAIAAELCAMAERVREEPLRKPPGAAETIDWARAVATLRREGEPASLSPAEVRETIGCLLKEVEDVRRVDDDLLEALVEAAESARAEVTS; from the coding sequence ATGACCGAGGGACGACCGACCGCGTTCGCCGACCTGACGGAGGCCGAGCTCCGCGACGCCCTCGACCGGGAGGAGTACGTCGCCGACGACGACGTGGTGACGACCGTCCTCCTGGCGTTGCGGCTTGGGAAGCCGCTCCTCGTCGAGGGGGAGCCGGGCGCGGGGAAGACGGAGCTCGCGAAGGTCCTCGCCGACGGCTTCGGGACCGAGCTCGTCCGCCTCCAGTGTTACGAGGGGCTCACCGCCGAGAACGCGCTGTACGAGTGGAACTACACGAAACAGCTGCTCGCCGTCCAGTCGGGAACGGACGACGGGTCGGTGTTCACGGAGGAGTACCTCCTCGAACGACCGCTGCTCCGGGCGCTCCGCGGCGGGGGCGAGCGGCCGCCGGTGCTGCTCGTCGACGAGGTCGACCGCGCCGACGAGGCGTTCGAGGCGCTGCTTCTTGAGGTCCTGAGCGACCACCAGGTTTCGATCCCCGAGTACGGCACCGTCGCCGCCGAGACCCCGCCCGTCGTCGTCCTCACGTCGAACCGGACGCGCGCGCTGAGCGACGCGTTGAAGCGTCGCTGTCTCTACCTCCACGTCTCGCCGCCCTCCTTCGAGAAGGAGCGGGAGATACTCGCCCGGAAGGTGCCCGAACTCGACGGCGCGATCGCGGCCGAGCTCTGCGCGATGGCGGAGCGCGTGCGCGAGGAGCCGCTGCGGAAGCCGCCGGGCGCGGCCGAGACCATCGACTGGGCGCGCGCGGTCGCGACGCTCCGCCGCGAGGGGGAGCCGGCGTCGCTCTCGCCCGCGGAGGTGCGCGAGACGATCGGCTGCCTGTTGAAGGAGGTCGAGGACGTCCGCCGCGTCGACGACGACCTCCTCGAGGCGCTCGTCGAGGCGGCCGAGTCAGCCCGGGCGGAGGTGACCTCGTGA
- a CDS encoding FAD binding domain-containing protein: protein MYPDEFDYHEAGSVDEALELLGDHAGEEVELLAGGHSLLPAMKTGLSSPDVLIDVGGIDRLHGVSVEDDALVVGAMTRYSDFLDAEAAHEHAPAFAAAVGAVGDEQVRNRGTVGGNLAHADPASDLPGAALASDATVVVEGPDGERSVPAEEFFFGMYATALGPDEILTRVEIPSATDAVGTYAKRASTSSGYAVVGVAVLLETDGETVASARIGANGVMDHGVRLDAAEEALVDESLDEAAIEAAGEAAPETLDSAMVMDDLQASAEFREQTLRVYTKRALRDLREADATVAAD from the coding sequence ATGTACCCCGACGAGTTCGACTACCACGAGGCGGGAAGCGTCGACGAGGCGCTGGAGCTGCTCGGCGACCACGCGGGCGAGGAGGTGGAGCTGCTCGCCGGGGGCCACAGCCTGCTGCCGGCGATGAAGACGGGGCTCTCGAGCCCGGACGTGCTGATCGACGTGGGCGGCATCGACCGGCTCCACGGCGTCTCCGTCGAGGACGACGCGCTCGTCGTCGGCGCGATGACCCGGTACAGCGACTTCCTCGACGCCGAGGCGGCCCACGAGCACGCGCCCGCGTTCGCCGCGGCCGTGGGGGCGGTCGGCGACGAGCAGGTGCGCAACCGTGGCACCGTCGGCGGCAACCTCGCGCACGCGGACCCCGCGTCGGACCTGCCCGGCGCGGCGCTCGCCTCCGACGCGACGGTCGTCGTCGAGGGGCCGGACGGCGAGCGGTCGGTCCCGGCCGAGGAGTTCTTCTTCGGGATGTACGCGACGGCGCTCGGGCCCGACGAGATCCTGACGCGCGTCGAGATCCCGTCGGCGACCGACGCGGTCGGGACGTACGCGAAGCGCGCGTCGACCTCCTCCGGCTACGCGGTCGTCGGCGTCGCGGTCCTCCTCGAGACCGACGGCGAGACCGTGGCCTCGGCGCGGATCGGGGCGAACGGCGTGATGGACCACGGGGTCCGGCTCGACGCCGCGGAGGAGGCGCTCGTCGATGAATCCCTCGACGAGGCGGCGATCGAGGCCGCGGGCGAGGCGGCACCGGAGACGCTCGACAGCGCGATGGTGATGGACGACCTCCAGGCGTCGGCCGAGTTCCGCGAGCAGACGCTCCGCGTGTACACGAAGCGGGCGCTCCGGGACCTCCGGGAGGCCGACGCGACGGTCGCGGCGGACTGA
- a CDS encoding XdhC family protein — MSTNDWSTPETNVFDRIAAAVEGGDDAVLATVVDVEGSAYRRPGAKMLITPDGGGAGSITAGCLEDEVRELAADVLDRGEPRVETWDLMNDEDDVWGMGVGCNGVITVLLEPLGESYRPVTEAYDRGESVGVVTVLGGDGPPVGTRSVRRPGGGFAGDLPDSLAEAVADEVDRLVAAGESDAVAVERDGGRVELFVDGIEPPPELVVFGSGHDVGPVAELATLADFRVTVVSFRGLHADEERFAAADEVVSASPGEVADLREWDAETYAVVMTHNFVDDRLALDALLSTPVPYVGVMGPRKRFAEMRERFREEGREFDDAELDRVYTPIGLNLGGDTPYRIACSIVTEVLAVAHDRSPGHLRDRDEPIHDRAETPPSG; from the coding sequence ATGAGCACGAACGACTGGAGCACGCCGGAAACGAACGTCTTCGACCGGATCGCGGCCGCCGTGGAGGGTGGCGACGACGCCGTGTTGGCCACCGTGGTCGACGTCGAGGGGAGCGCCTACCGCCGTCCCGGCGCGAAGATGCTCATCACCCCCGACGGCGGCGGGGCCGGGAGCATCACCGCCGGCTGCCTCGAGGACGAGGTGCGGGAGCTCGCCGCGGACGTCCTCGACCGGGGCGAGCCGCGCGTCGAGACCTGGGACCTGATGAACGACGAGGACGACGTCTGGGGAATGGGCGTCGGCTGTAACGGCGTCATCACGGTGCTCCTCGAACCGCTCGGCGAGTCGTACCGTCCGGTGACCGAGGCCTACGACCGAGGGGAGTCGGTCGGCGTCGTCACCGTCCTCGGCGGGGACGGCCCGCCGGTCGGCACGCGGAGCGTCCGACGGCCCGGAGGCGGCTTCGCGGGCGACCTCCCGGACTCGCTCGCGGAGGCCGTCGCCGACGAGGTCGACCGGCTCGTCGCCGCCGGCGAGAGCGACGCGGTCGCGGTCGAGCGCGACGGCGGGCGCGTCGAACTGTTCGTCGACGGGATCGAGCCCCCGCCGGAGCTCGTCGTCTTCGGCTCCGGCCACGACGTGGGGCCGGTCGCGGAGCTGGCGACGCTCGCCGACTTCCGCGTGACGGTCGTCTCCTTCCGGGGCCTCCACGCGGACGAGGAGCGGTTCGCGGCGGCCGACGAGGTCGTCTCGGCGTCGCCGGGCGAGGTGGCCGACCTGCGCGAGTGGGACGCGGAGACGTACGCCGTCGTCATGACCCACAACTTCGTGGACGACCGGCTCGCGCTGGACGCGCTGCTCTCGACGCCCGTCCCGTACGTCGGCGTGATGGGGCCGCGAAAGCGGTTCGCGGAGATGCGCGAGCGGTTCAGAGAGGAGGGCCGGGAGTTCGACGACGCGGAGCTCGACCGGGTGTACACGCCGATCGGGTTGAACCTCGGCGGCGACACGCCCTACCGGATCGCCTGTAGCATCGTCACCGAGGTCCTCGCGGTCGCGCACGACCGCTCGCCGGGCCACCTCCGCGACCGCGACGAGCCGATCCACGACCGGGCGGAGACCCCCCCGTCCGGGTGA
- a CDS encoding DUF7385 family protein — protein sequence MSEDDTAGAMSAEEFRSLTDGLVRQSSGGGTTVYKNAAGVGCPNPKCDLGVFQTLFVSDHGWQRIGATRDGIELCICNTEDRRLVFIHDD from the coding sequence ATGAGCGAGGATGACACGGCGGGAGCGATGTCGGCCGAGGAGTTCCGTTCGCTGACCGACGGGCTGGTCCGGCAGAGCTCCGGCGGCGGCACGACGGTGTACAAGAACGCGGCCGGCGTCGGCTGCCCGAACCCGAAGTGTGACCTGGGCGTGTTCCAGACGCTGTTCGTCAGCGACCACGGCTGGCAGCGGATCGGCGCGACGCGCGACGGGATCGAGCTCTGTATCTGTAACACCGAGGACCGGCGGCTGGTGTTCATCCACGACGACTGA
- a CDS encoding VWA domain-containing protein has translation MTDPVAGSDPPPFAEVRDFVREEVVRFVRSLRHAGVAVPANAGVTAARALVEVGFDDETRARAALRACLVADPDDAATFDRQFPEFWRRLTAGLSLSGPAPRDSDGPEGALAPLGADPSAEPPGTTPDDGGDGSADDGSDGAADSRTATERALVGSGLDGDDGEEGGEDDDLAAAWYSPVGQASEVTGIEGGRGGLVGSLEEAFSTLTPALHSLRGRRWRGDGDERADVRRALRASFGTGGTVLSVPRTERRLADVRALWFVDVSRSVLETVDRTLLLATLQYARSAWRDCRIVLFDEDAREVTDAFGEPTPSAALAALERAETEWGGGTRIGGSLASFHRTTPDAVDRRTVVFVVSDGLEMGDVGELEAELAWLSARARGVVWLNPLAAAPAYEPTAAGMASALPFLDGLFAFAAPADLAEVGRQLARNGLGGRIGYEYDPRRDRASA, from the coding sequence GTGACCGACCCGGTCGCGGGCTCCGATCCGCCGCCGTTCGCCGAGGTCCGCGACTTCGTCCGCGAGGAGGTCGTGCGGTTCGTGCGGTCGCTCAGACATGCCGGCGTCGCCGTCCCGGCGAACGCGGGGGTGACGGCCGCGCGGGCGCTCGTCGAGGTCGGGTTCGACGACGAGACGCGCGCCCGCGCCGCCCTGCGGGCGTGTCTCGTCGCCGACCCAGACGACGCGGCGACGTTCGACCGGCAGTTTCCGGAGTTCTGGCGGCGACTGACAGCCGGGCTCTCGCTCTCCGGCCCGGCCCCGCGGGACTCCGACGGACCCGAGGGCGCGCTCGCCCCGCTCGGAGCCGATCCCTCGGCGGAGCCGCCCGGGACGACGCCGGACGACGGCGGCGACGGCTCGGCGGACGACGGCAGCGACGGGGCGGCGGACTCCCGGACCGCGACCGAGCGCGCGCTCGTCGGGTCGGGTCTCGACGGCGACGACGGGGAGGAGGGCGGAGAGGACGACGACCTCGCGGCGGCGTGGTACAGCCCGGTCGGTCAGGCCTCGGAGGTGACCGGGATCGAGGGCGGACGAGGCGGCCTCGTCGGATCGCTCGAGGAGGCGTTCTCGACGCTGACGCCGGCGCTTCACAGCCTCCGCGGGCGGCGGTGGCGCGGCGACGGCGACGAGCGCGCGGACGTCCGGCGGGCGCTGCGGGCGAGCTTCGGGACCGGGGGGACCGTCCTCTCGGTCCCGCGGACGGAGCGCCGCCTCGCGGACGTCCGCGCGCTCTGGTTCGTCGACGTCAGCCGCTCTGTCCTCGAGACGGTCGACCGGACGCTGCTGCTCGCGACGCTCCAGTACGCCCGCTCCGCGTGGCGCGACTGCCGGATCGTCCTCTTCGACGAGGACGCCAGGGAGGTCACGGACGCCTTCGGCGAGCCGACGCCGTCGGCCGCGCTCGCGGCGCTGGAGCGCGCGGAGACGGAGTGGGGCGGAGGGACCCGGATCGGCGGGTCGCTGGCGTCGTTTCACCGGACCACGCCCGACGCGGTCGACCGCCGAACCGTCGTCTTCGTCGTCAGCGACGGCCTCGAGATGGGCGACGTCGGGGAGCTCGAAGCGGAGCTCGCGTGGCTCTCGGCGCGGGCGCGCGGCGTCGTCTGGCTCAACCCGCTCGCGGCCGCGCCGGCGTACGAGCCGACGGCCGCGGGGATGGCGAGCGCGCTCCCGTTCCTCGACGGGCTCTTCGCGTTCGCCGCCCCGGCCGACCTCGCGGAGGTCGGCCGACAGCTCGCGCGGAACGGCCTCGGCGGTCGGATCGGCTACGAGTACGACCCGCGGCGCGACCGCGCATCCGCCTGA